In Mycteria americana isolate JAX WOST 10 ecotype Jacksonville Zoo and Gardens chromosome 3, USCA_MyAme_1.0, whole genome shotgun sequence, a single genomic region encodes these proteins:
- the FAM228B gene encoding protein FAM228B isoform X3 produces MHTVNSSETPWLLRFTCPRPVREHNQPRPWQRFSSAPAKSGAANTFDCSRHFGKKNNTKDWLTQKDFCHVKAAPDESRDVIASAQCILDRENYFVREVDRYLKHNDFLNLRKKEILYKKWLEDVLEPLLQKIEDKMDSQSSEEIRKRKEQQLSLYLNYCKKKGYVALEAYDPSEYNPLFLKTCTDCWKVSIQTLQDPLLKGIQRKFIETGIIKQCETGRPCSTRELDELSKAELPLLPLSRQRMDAVEWLKVPHAYIASEVHQMKRQKVISHHKDSERQ; encoded by the exons ATGCATACTGTGAATAGCTCAGAGACTCCCTGGCTACTAAGATTTACGTGTCCGAGACCTGTGAGAGAACACAATCAGCCAAGGCCTTGGCAG AGGTTCTCTTCAGCACCAGCAAAGAGTGGCGCAGCAAATACTTTCGACTGCAGTAgacattttgggaagaaaaataataccaaaGATTGGCTAACACAGAAAGACTTCTGTCATGTGAAG GCAGCACCTGATGAAAGTCGAGATGTCATTGCTTCTGCTCAGTGCATCTTggacagagaaaattattttgtgagg GAGGTGGACAGGTATTTGAAGCACAATGATTTCTTAAATCTGAGAAAGAAGGAGATCCTGTACAAGAAATGGCTTGAGGATGTTTTAGAGCCACTGCTGCAGAAAATTGAGGACAAAATGGACAGCCAGTCAAGCgaagaaataaggaaaaggaaagaacaacAACTCTCTCTCTATTTAAACTACTGTAAAAAGAAG GGCTATGTGGCTTTGGAAGCTTATGACCCGTCAGAGTACAATCCGCTCTTCCTGAAGACATGTACGGACTGCTGGAAG GTTTCAATACAAACTTTACAGGATCCTCTGTTGAAAGGCATTCAAAGGAAGTTTATTGAGACAGGCATTATCAAGCAGTGTGAGACAG GAAGACCGTGCTCTACCAGAGAGCTGGACGAACTCAGTAAAGCAGAACTGCCACTGCTTCCTTTGAGCCGGCAACGTATGGATGCAGTTGAGTGGCTGAAGGTACCACACGCCTACATTGCTAGTGAGGTCCACCAAATGAAGAG GCAGAAAGTCATCAGCCACCACAAAGACAGCGAGAGGCAATGA
- the FAM228B gene encoding protein FAM228B isoform X2, with protein sequence MHTVNSSETPWLLRFTCPRPVREHNQPRPWQRFSSAPAKSGAANTFDCSRHFGKKNNTKDWLTQKDFCHVKAAPDESRDVIASAQCILDRENYFVREVDRYLKHNDFLNLRKKEILYKKWLEDVLEPLLQKIEDKMDSQSSEEIRKRKEQQLSLYLNYCKKKGYVALEAYDPSEYNPLFLKTCTDCWKVSIQTLQDPLLKGIQRKFIETGIIKQCETGRPCSTRELDELSKAELPLLPLSRQRMDAVEWLKVPHAYIASEVHQMKRKSSATTKTARGNDVTCPPADCSGKHSHQKCGPCLPASVTAQQL encoded by the exons ATGCATACTGTGAATAGCTCAGAGACTCCCTGGCTACTAAGATTTACGTGTCCGAGACCTGTGAGAGAACACAATCAGCCAAGGCCTTGGCAG AGGTTCTCTTCAGCACCAGCAAAGAGTGGCGCAGCAAATACTTTCGACTGCAGTAgacattttgggaagaaaaataataccaaaGATTGGCTAACACAGAAAGACTTCTGTCATGTGAAG GCAGCACCTGATGAAAGTCGAGATGTCATTGCTTCTGCTCAGTGCATCTTggacagagaaaattattttgtgagg GAGGTGGACAGGTATTTGAAGCACAATGATTTCTTAAATCTGAGAAAGAAGGAGATCCTGTACAAGAAATGGCTTGAGGATGTTTTAGAGCCACTGCTGCAGAAAATTGAGGACAAAATGGACAGCCAGTCAAGCgaagaaataaggaaaaggaaagaacaacAACTCTCTCTCTATTTAAACTACTGTAAAAAGAAG GGCTATGTGGCTTTGGAAGCTTATGACCCGTCAGAGTACAATCCGCTCTTCCTGAAGACATGTACGGACTGCTGGAAG GTTTCAATACAAACTTTACAGGATCCTCTGTTGAAAGGCATTCAAAGGAAGTTTATTGAGACAGGCATTATCAAGCAGTGTGAGACAG GAAGACCGTGCTCTACCAGAGAGCTGGACGAACTCAGTAAAGCAGAACTGCCACTGCTTCCTTTGAGCCGGCAACGTATGGATGCAGTTGAGTGGCTGAAGGTACCACACGCCTACATTGCTAGTGAGGTCCACCAAATGAAGAG AAAGTCATCAGCCACCACAAAGACAGCGAGAGGCAATGATGTCACCTGTCCTCCAGCTGACTGCAGCGGCAAACACAGCCACCAGAAG TGTGGTCCCTGTCTCCCTGCTAGCGTGACTGCACAGCAGCTCTAG
- the FAM228B gene encoding protein FAM228B isoform X1: protein MHTVNSSETPWLLRFTCPRPVREHNQPRPWQRFSSAPAKSGAANTFDCSRHFGKKNNTKDWLTQKDFCHVKAAPDESRDVIASAQCILDRENYFVREVDRYLKHNDFLNLRKKEILYKKWLEDVLEPLLQKIEDKMDSQSSEEIRKRKEQQLSLYLNYCKKKGYVALEAYDPSEYNPLFLKTCTDCWKVSIQTLQDPLLKGIQRKFIETGIIKQCETGRPCSTRELDELSKAELPLLPLSRQRMDAVEWLKVPHAYIASEVHQMKRKSSATTKTARGNDVTCPPADCSGKHSHQKVPFAKYVTTSAKASDNRPGLLANCNKLVVLNMWF from the exons ATGCATACTGTGAATAGCTCAGAGACTCCCTGGCTACTAAGATTTACGTGTCCGAGACCTGTGAGAGAACACAATCAGCCAAGGCCTTGGCAG AGGTTCTCTTCAGCACCAGCAAAGAGTGGCGCAGCAAATACTTTCGACTGCAGTAgacattttgggaagaaaaataataccaaaGATTGGCTAACACAGAAAGACTTCTGTCATGTGAAG GCAGCACCTGATGAAAGTCGAGATGTCATTGCTTCTGCTCAGTGCATCTTggacagagaaaattattttgtgagg GAGGTGGACAGGTATTTGAAGCACAATGATTTCTTAAATCTGAGAAAGAAGGAGATCCTGTACAAGAAATGGCTTGAGGATGTTTTAGAGCCACTGCTGCAGAAAATTGAGGACAAAATGGACAGCCAGTCAAGCgaagaaataaggaaaaggaaagaacaacAACTCTCTCTCTATTTAAACTACTGTAAAAAGAAG GGCTATGTGGCTTTGGAAGCTTATGACCCGTCAGAGTACAATCCGCTCTTCCTGAAGACATGTACGGACTGCTGGAAG GTTTCAATACAAACTTTACAGGATCCTCTGTTGAAAGGCATTCAAAGGAAGTTTATTGAGACAGGCATTATCAAGCAGTGTGAGACAG GAAGACCGTGCTCTACCAGAGAGCTGGACGAACTCAGTAAAGCAGAACTGCCACTGCTTCCTTTGAGCCGGCAACGTATGGATGCAGTTGAGTGGCTGAAGGTACCACACGCCTACATTGCTAGTGAGGTCCACCAAATGAAGAG AAAGTCATCAGCCACCACAAAGACAGCGAGAGGCAATGATGTCACCTGTCCTCCAGCTGACTGCAGCGGCAAACACAGCCACCAGAAGGTACCTTTTGCAAAATATGTTACAACTTCTGCCAAAGCAAGTGATAACCGGCCAGGTCTTCTGGCAAACTGCAATAAACTCGTTGTCTTAAACATGTGGTTCTGA